A section of the Streptomyces sp. SCL15-4 genome encodes:
- a CDS encoding ABC transporter permease, whose protein sequence is MSTATLSPAAAKADTPIPLRAHLRHTGALIRRNLLWIRQDPESMFDAILFPVVFTLLFVYVFGGSIGKSLGGGQDQYVQYVVPGLLAMMGMNMAQGVGTGFNQDFNSGVMDRFRSLPIGRGSVLFAKIAVELMRMLFATAVLLVVALLVGYDVGSWSGLLGSVALSALFGSALMWVFLTLGVIMKNAQSVQAMGFLVLMPLQFGSSIFAPTQSMPGWLQAFTDYNPLSALADCARGLMEGGPVAHALWVTVIWSVGLTVVMAPVAIHKFRTKS, encoded by the coding sequence ATGAGCACCGCCACCCTCTCCCCGGCCGCCGCCAAGGCGGACACGCCGATCCCGCTGCGGGCCCATCTGCGGCACACCGGCGCGCTGATCCGCCGCAATCTGCTGTGGATCCGCCAGGACCCGGAGTCGATGTTCGACGCCATCCTGTTCCCGGTGGTCTTCACCCTGCTGTTCGTGTACGTCTTCGGCGGCTCCATCGGCAAGTCGCTGGGCGGCGGACAGGACCAGTACGTCCAGTACGTGGTGCCCGGACTGCTGGCCATGATGGGCATGAACATGGCCCAGGGCGTCGGCACCGGCTTCAACCAGGACTTCAACTCCGGTGTCATGGACCGCTTCCGCTCGCTGCCCATCGGGCGCGGCTCGGTGCTCTTCGCGAAGATCGCGGTGGAGCTGATGCGGATGCTGTTCGCGACGGCGGTGCTGCTGGTGGTCGCCCTGCTGGTGGGCTACGACGTCGGCAGCTGGAGCGGTCTGCTGGGCTCCGTGGCACTGTCCGCGCTGTTCGGCTCGGCGCTGATGTGGGTGTTCCTGACGCTCGGCGTGATCATGAAGAACGCCCAGTCGGTGCAGGCGATGGGCTTCCTGGTGCTGATGCCGCTCCAGTTCGGCTCGTCGATCTTCGCGCCGACCCAGTCGATGCCGGGCTGGCTCCAGGCGTTCACCGACTACAACCCGCTCTCCGCGCTGGCCGACTGCGCGCGCGGGCTGATGGAGGGCGGCCCGGTCGCGCACGCCCTGTGGGTGACGGTCATCTGGTCGGTCGGGCTGACCGTGGTGATGGCCCCGGTGGCGATCCACAAGTTCCGTACGAAGAGCTGA
- the npdG gene encoding NADPH-dependent F420 reductase encodes MTSTDSAQKAPAKDPWDLPDVSGYTVGVLGGTGPQGKGLAYRLARAGQKVIIGSRSADRAGSAAAELGHGIEGADNAEAARRSDIVIVAVPWDGHGDTLKALRAELAGKLVVDCVNPLGFDKKGAYALKPEEGSAAEQAAALLPDSRVTAAFHHLSAVLLQDPETESIDTDVMVLGEDRADVEIVQALAGRIPGMRGIFAGRLRNAHQVESLVANLISVNRRYKAHAGLRLTDV; translated from the coding sequence ATGACCTCTACCGACAGCGCACAGAAGGCCCCCGCCAAGGACCCCTGGGACCTGCCCGACGTCTCCGGGTACACCGTCGGAGTGCTCGGCGGCACCGGACCGCAGGGCAAGGGCCTCGCCTACCGGCTGGCCCGGGCCGGCCAGAAGGTGATCATCGGTTCCCGCTCCGCCGACCGCGCCGGGTCCGCCGCCGCCGAACTCGGCCACGGCATCGAGGGCGCCGACAACGCCGAGGCCGCGCGCCGCAGCGACATCGTGATCGTCGCCGTGCCGTGGGACGGCCACGGCGACACCCTGAAGGCGCTGCGCGCGGAACTGGCCGGCAAGCTCGTCGTGGACTGCGTCAACCCGCTCGGCTTCGACAAGAAGGGCGCCTACGCCCTCAAGCCGGAGGAGGGCAGCGCCGCCGAGCAGGCCGCCGCCCTGCTGCCCGACTCGCGGGTCACCGCCGCCTTCCACCACCTGTCGGCCGTCCTGCTCCAGGACCCGGAGACGGAGAGCATCGACACCGACGTCATGGTGCTCGGCGAGGACCGCGCCGACGTGGAGATCGTGCAGGCCCTGGCCGGCCGCATCCCCGGCATGCGCGGCATCTTCGCCGGCCGGCTCAGGAACGCCCACCAGGTGGAGTCGCTGGTCGCCAACCTGATCTCCGTCAACCGCCGGTACAAGGCACACGCCGGGCTCCGCCTGACCGACGTGTGA
- the panB gene encoding 3-methyl-2-oxobutanoate hydroxymethyltransferase, which yields MTQLSAAQTKPSDGSKALYGGKGTRRITVRDIALAKERGEKWPMLTAYDAMTASVFDEAGIPVILVGDSAGNCHLGYDTTVPVTLDEMTMLSAAVVRGTQRALIVGDLPFGSYQEGPVQALRSATRLVKDAGVGAVKLEGGERSHEQIRLLVESGIPVMAHIGLTPQSVNAMGYRVQGRGEEAAQQLLRDAKSVQDAGAFAVVLELVPAELAAEVTRVLHIPTVGIGAGPETDAQVLVWTDMLGLTSGRVPKFVKKYADLREVMTGAAKAFAEDVVGGAFPAAEHSVH from the coding sequence ATGACGCAGCTTTCGGCTGCCCAGACGAAGCCCTCCGACGGCAGCAAGGCGCTGTACGGGGGCAAGGGCACGCGCCGCATCACCGTCCGCGACATCGCCCTCGCCAAGGAGCGGGGCGAGAAGTGGCCCATGCTCACCGCCTACGACGCGATGACCGCGTCCGTCTTCGACGAGGCCGGGATCCCGGTGATCCTGGTCGGCGACTCGGCGGGCAACTGCCACCTCGGGTACGACACCACCGTGCCCGTCACCCTCGACGAGATGACCATGCTGTCGGCCGCCGTGGTGCGCGGCACGCAGCGCGCCCTCATCGTCGGCGACCTGCCCTTCGGCTCCTACCAGGAGGGCCCGGTGCAGGCGCTGCGCTCGGCGACCCGGCTGGTGAAGGACGCCGGGGTCGGCGCGGTCAAGCTGGAGGGCGGCGAGCGCTCGCACGAGCAGATCCGGCTGCTGGTGGAGTCCGGCATCCCGGTCATGGCGCACATCGGCCTGACCCCGCAGTCCGTCAACGCGATGGGCTACCGCGTGCAGGGGCGCGGCGAGGAGGCGGCCCAGCAGCTGCTGCGGGACGCGAAGTCCGTGCAGGACGCGGGCGCGTTCGCGGTGGTGCTGGAGCTGGTGCCGGCCGAGCTGGCGGCCGAGGTGACCCGGGTCCTGCACATCCCGACGGTCGGCATCGGCGCGGGTCCGGAGACGGACGCGCAGGTGCTGGTGTGGACCGACATGCTCGGTCTGACGTCGGGCCGGGTGCCGAAGTTCGTCAAGAAGTACGCCGACCTGCGCGAGGTCATGACCGGCGCGGCCAAGGCGTTCGCCGAGGACGTGGTCGGCGGCGCGTTCCCGGCGGCGGAGCACTCCGTCCACTAG
- a CDS encoding site-2 protease family protein — protein sequence MTTATTRPGDRQVSPVFVGILAVTAVTGWATWTGFAEQPGVAVFLFVTAAWIVSLCLHEYAHARTALHSGDITVGAKGYLTLNPLKYTHALLSIVLPVLFVIMGGIGLPGGAVFIERGRIRGRWRHSLISAAGPLTNVLFAAVCTAPFWLGALDGVPADFRFALAFLALLQVTAAILNFLPVPGLDGYGVIEPWLSYKVKRQVEPFAPFGLLFVFAVLWLPSVNDAFFDVVDAVMRALDVDTFSQFCGDAQYRFWEDSPAICSFNP from the coding sequence ATGACCACCGCCACCACCCGCCCCGGCGACCGGCAGGTCAGTCCCGTGTTCGTCGGCATCCTGGCCGTGACGGCGGTGACCGGCTGGGCCACCTGGACCGGGTTCGCCGAGCAGCCGGGCGTCGCGGTGTTCCTGTTCGTGACCGCGGCCTGGATCGTCTCCCTGTGCCTGCACGAGTACGCGCACGCGCGCACCGCCCTGCACAGCGGGGACATCACGGTCGGCGCGAAGGGCTATCTCACGCTGAACCCGCTGAAGTACACGCACGCGCTGCTGAGCATCGTGCTGCCGGTGCTGTTCGTGATCATGGGCGGGATCGGTCTGCCCGGCGGCGCGGTGTTCATCGAGCGGGGCCGGATCCGGGGCCGCTGGCGGCACAGCCTGATTTCGGCGGCGGGCCCGCTGACGAACGTGCTGTTCGCCGCGGTGTGCACGGCGCCGTTCTGGCTGGGCGCCCTGGACGGCGTGCCCGCGGACTTCCGCTTCGCGCTGGCGTTCCTGGCGCTGCTCCAGGTGACGGCGGCGATCCTGAACTTCCTGCCGGTGCCGGGCCTGGACGGCTACGGCGTGATCGAACCGTGGCTGTCGTACAAGGTGAAGCGGCAGGTGGAGCCGTTCGCCCCGTTCGGGCTGCTGTTCGTGTTCGCGGTGCTGTGGCTGCCGTCGGTCAACGACGCGTTCTTCGACGTGGTCGACGCGGTCATGCGCGCACTGGACGTGGACACCTTCTCGCAGTTCTGCGGCGACGCGCAGTACCGCTTCTGGGAGGACAGCCCGGCGATCTGCTCGTTCAACCCGTGA
- a CDS encoding BTAD domain-containing putative transcriptional regulator, whose protein sequence is MDPVRYRLLGTTQAIRPDGTAVPVGGARLRALLSVLALRAGRTVPAAVLVDEVWGTDPPADAPGALQALVGRLRRVLGAGAVASVDGGYRLTAAPDDIDLTRFDRLTGDGLAALAGGDPAKAAAVLDEALALWHGPAVPDLPDRTAEAARWETRRLDARRARHAAALALGRAEQALPELTALCDDHPLDEPLQALRLRALRDTGRPARALAAYEEVRRLLADRLGSDPGPELRALHAELLRAEAPPVPAAGAPGNLPARLTSFVGREADLAAIAADLAGARLVTLLGPGGAGKTRLSQEAAEAVRHTVRDGVWLAELAPVDDPDAVPQAVLTGIGARDTVLHGAGVDSMRAVTERHDDPLERLVEHCARRRMLLVLDNCEHVVDAAARLTETLLARCPELTVLATSREPLGVPGELVRPVEPLPEPVALRLLAERGAAARPGFRVDDDPEACAEICRRLDGLPLAIELAAARLRMLTPRQIADRLDDRFRLLTSGSRTVLPRQQTLRAVVDWSWDLLDAAERDVLARLSVFAGGCDLAAAEAVCGPAALDALGSLVDKSLVVAAPAGGGMRYRLLETVAEYAAERLAETGRRTETERAHLAYYRELARTTDPLLRGPEQRAAIGRFQLEYENLRTALRHAVALGDEQEGLCLIHSLLWFWQMRDQRVETRFWCREVMALGPDPFAEPGRRAAPVWQRCTDTVPPYTGEALVEARRGVHLAHLACMDTEIDAWQTPAAQAKLRTVAQVYEPGLPQTCRVPGLLWFFAVLLTGGADRLRAIVDACVRTCRQTPGFEWELAGVLHLRANFLSNRAAWTGDATRDADESLEIFRRLGDAWGATEALAARGEANERKAAFDRAAADYRAAIEHAELLGARAQKAVLRARLGGVLLESGDSGSGERMLRDVVAGQDGGLNEATTMARLHLASWLALTDRTAEAREQLRVLREELPVARFVIFDSLLTCQEALVDALDRRTEPALAEARKALRLSAEPLSQALTPHLHSVCLTAAAMALADGGRAVDAARCLGAAQALLPAGHVVAGVERRIHELAETRIRAALDERSYEAAYAEGGGLSLEEATALV, encoded by the coding sequence ATGGACCCCGTGCGTTATCGGCTGCTCGGCACCACCCAGGCGATCCGTCCCGACGGCACGGCCGTCCCGGTCGGCGGGGCGCGGCTGCGTGCCCTGCTCAGCGTGCTCGCCCTGCGGGCCGGCCGGACCGTCCCCGCGGCCGTGCTCGTGGACGAGGTGTGGGGCACCGACCCGCCCGCCGACGCCCCCGGCGCCCTCCAGGCGCTCGTCGGCCGGCTCCGCCGTGTCCTCGGCGCCGGGGCCGTCGCCTCCGTCGACGGCGGCTACCGGCTCACCGCCGCCCCCGACGACATCGACCTCACCCGCTTCGACCGGCTCACCGGCGACGGCCTCGCCGCCCTCGCCGGCGGCGACCCCGCCAAGGCCGCCGCCGTCCTCGACGAGGCCCTCGCCCTGTGGCACGGGCCCGCCGTGCCGGACCTGCCCGACCGCACCGCCGAGGCGGCCCGCTGGGAGACCCGCCGGCTGGACGCCCGGCGCGCCCGGCACGCCGCCGCCCTCGCCCTCGGCCGGGCCGAGCAGGCGCTGCCCGAACTGACCGCGCTGTGCGACGACCACCCGCTGGACGAGCCGCTCCAGGCGCTGCGGCTGCGCGCCCTGCGCGACACCGGCCGTCCCGCCCGGGCGCTGGCCGCCTACGAGGAGGTCCGCCGGCTGCTCGCCGACCGGCTCGGCTCCGACCCCGGACCCGAGCTGCGCGCCCTGCACGCCGAACTGCTGCGCGCGGAGGCCCCGCCCGTCCCGGCCGCCGGCGCCCCGGGCAACCTGCCCGCCCGGCTCACCTCCTTCGTCGGCCGCGAAGCCGACCTGGCGGCCATCGCCGCCGACCTCGCCGGCGCCCGCCTGGTCACCCTGCTCGGACCCGGCGGCGCCGGGAAGACCCGGCTGTCCCAGGAGGCCGCCGAGGCGGTCCGGCACACCGTCCGGGACGGTGTGTGGCTCGCCGAGCTGGCCCCCGTGGACGACCCGGACGCCGTGCCCCAGGCCGTGCTGACCGGCATCGGCGCCCGGGACACCGTGCTGCACGGCGCCGGCGTGGACAGCATGCGCGCCGTCACCGAGCGGCACGACGACCCCCTCGAACGGCTCGTGGAGCACTGCGCCCGGCGCCGGATGCTGCTCGTCCTCGACAACTGCGAGCACGTCGTGGACGCCGCCGCCCGGCTCACCGAGACCCTGCTGGCCCGCTGTCCGGAGCTGACCGTCCTCGCCACCAGCAGGGAACCGCTCGGCGTGCCCGGCGAGCTGGTGCGGCCCGTGGAGCCGCTGCCCGAGCCGGTCGCGCTGCGGCTGCTCGCCGAGCGCGGCGCGGCGGCCCGTCCCGGCTTCCGGGTGGACGACGACCCCGAGGCGTGCGCCGAGATCTGCCGCCGCCTGGACGGACTCCCGCTCGCCATCGAGCTGGCCGCGGCCCGGCTGCGCATGCTGACCCCCCGGCAGATAGCCGACCGGCTGGACGACCGGTTCCGCCTGCTCACCTCCGGCAGCCGCACCGTGCTGCCCCGCCAGCAGACCCTCAGGGCCGTCGTGGACTGGTCCTGGGACCTGCTGGACGCCGCCGAGCGGGACGTCCTCGCCCGGCTGTCGGTCTTCGCCGGCGGCTGCGACCTGGCCGCCGCCGAGGCCGTTTGCGGACCGGCCGCGCTGGACGCCCTCGGCTCCCTGGTCGACAAGTCCCTGGTGGTGGCCGCCCCCGCCGGCGGCGGCATGCGCTACCGGCTGCTGGAGACCGTCGCCGAGTACGCCGCCGAACGGCTCGCCGAGACCGGTCGGCGCACCGAGACCGAGCGCGCCCACCTGGCGTACTACCGCGAACTCGCCCGCACCACCGACCCGTTGCTGCGCGGTCCCGAGCAGCGCGCCGCCATCGGCCGGTTCCAGCTGGAGTACGAGAACCTGCGCACCGCCCTCCGGCACGCCGTCGCCCTCGGCGACGAGCAGGAGGGGCTGTGCCTGATCCACTCCCTGCTGTGGTTCTGGCAGATGCGCGACCAGCGCGTGGAGACCCGGTTCTGGTGCCGGGAGGTCATGGCGCTCGGCCCCGACCCGTTCGCCGAGCCGGGCCGCCGGGCCGCCCCGGTGTGGCAGCGCTGCACCGACACTGTGCCGCCCTATACCGGCGAGGCCCTCGTCGAGGCCCGGCGCGGGGTCCACCTGGCTCATCTGGCCTGCATGGACACCGAGATCGACGCCTGGCAGACCCCCGCGGCACAGGCCAAGCTGCGCACGGTCGCGCAGGTCTACGAACCCGGGCTGCCGCAGACCTGCCGGGTGCCGGGCCTGCTGTGGTTCTTCGCGGTGCTGCTGACCGGCGGCGCCGACCGGCTGCGCGCCATCGTGGACGCCTGCGTGCGGACCTGCCGTCAGACCCCGGGCTTCGAGTGGGAGCTGGCCGGCGTGCTGCACCTGCGCGCCAACTTCCTGTCCAACCGGGCCGCCTGGACGGGCGACGCCACCCGGGACGCCGACGAGTCGCTGGAGATCTTCCGCCGCCTCGGCGACGCCTGGGGTGCCACCGAGGCCCTGGCCGCCCGCGGCGAGGCCAACGAGCGCAAGGCCGCCTTCGACCGGGCGGCGGCCGACTACCGGGCCGCCATCGAGCACGCCGAACTCCTCGGCGCCCGCGCCCAGAAGGCCGTGCTGCGCGCCCGGCTCGGCGGCGTCCTGCTGGAGTCGGGCGACAGCGGGAGCGGCGAGCGGATGCTCCGGGACGTCGTCGCCGGCCAGGACGGCGGCCTGAACGAGGCGACGACGATGGCCCGGCTGCACCTGGCCTCCTGGCTGGCCCTGACCGACCGCACCGCCGAGGCGCGCGAGCAGCTACGGGTGCTGCGCGAGGAACTGCCCGTCGCGCGCTTCGTCATCTTCGACTCCCTGCTGACGTGCCAGGAGGCCCTGGTGGACGCCCTGGACCGGCGGACGGAGCCGGCCCTCGCCGAGGCCCGCAAGGCGCTGCGGCTCAGCGCCGAACCGCTGTCCCAGGCCCTCACCCCGCATCTGCACTCCGTCTGCCTCACCGCCGCCGCGATGGCCCTCGCCGACGGCGGCCGGGCCGTCGACGCCGCCCGCTGCCTGGGCGCCGCCCAGGCGCTGCTGCCGGCCGGCCATGTGGTCGCCGGCGTGGAGCGGCGGATCCACGAGCTGGCCGAGACCCGGATCCGGGCCGCGCTGGACGAGCGGTCGTACGAGGCCGCGTACGCCGAGGGCGGTGGCCTCTCCCTGGAGGAGGCCACCGCCCTGGTCTGA
- a CDS encoding ATP-binding cassette domain-containing protein: MTRIDDNPAGGRAAVTVRGLVKHYGETRALDGVDLDVREGTVMGVLGPNGAGKTTLVRILSTLITPDSGQATVAGYDVVRQPRQLRRVIGLTGQYASVDEKLPGWENLYLIGRLLDLSRKEARGRADELLERFSLTEAARRPAGTYSGGMRRRLDLAASMIGRPAVLYLDEPTTGLDPRTRNEVWDEVKAMVGDGVTVLLTTQYMEEAEQLASELTVVDRGRVIAKGGIEELKARVGGRTLRVRPVDPLQLRPLAGMLDELGITGLASTTVDTETGALLVPILSDEQLTAVVGAVTARGITLSSITTELPSLDEVFLSLTGHRASAPQDAAPARQEVAV; encoded by the coding sequence ATGACACGCATCGACGACAACCCCGCCGGCGGACGTGCCGCCGTGACCGTACGGGGGCTGGTCAAGCACTACGGCGAGACCAGGGCGCTGGACGGGGTCGACCTGGATGTGCGCGAGGGCACCGTGATGGGTGTGCTCGGGCCGAACGGCGCCGGCAAGACGACCCTCGTACGCATCCTCTCCACCCTGATCACCCCGGACTCCGGGCAGGCCACCGTGGCCGGCTACGACGTCGTACGCCAGCCCCGGCAGCTGCGCCGGGTCATCGGTCTCACCGGCCAGTACGCGTCGGTGGACGAGAAGCTCCCGGGCTGGGAGAACCTGTATCTGATCGGCCGGCTGCTGGACCTGTCCCGCAAGGAGGCCCGGGGCCGCGCCGACGAGCTGCTGGAGCGGTTCTCGCTGACGGAGGCCGCGCGGCGCCCGGCCGGCACCTACTCCGGCGGCATGCGGCGCCGGCTGGACCTGGCCGCCTCGATGATCGGCCGGCCGGCCGTGCTGTACCTGGACGAGCCGACCACCGGTCTCGACCCGCGCACCCGCAACGAGGTGTGGGACGAGGTCAAGGCGATGGTCGGCGACGGCGTCACCGTGCTGCTCACCACCCAGTACATGGAGGAGGCCGAGCAGCTCGCCTCCGAGCTGACCGTGGTGGACCGGGGCCGGGTCATCGCCAAGGGCGGCATCGAGGAGCTGAAGGCCCGCGTCGGCGGCCGCACGCTGCGGGTGCGCCCGGTCGACCCGCTCCAGCTGCGCCCGCTCGCCGGCATGCTGGACGAGCTGGGCATCACCGGACTGGCGTCCACGACCGTGGACACCGAGACCGGGGCCCTGCTGGTGCCGATCCTGAGCGACGAGCAGCTGACCGCCGTGGTCGGCGCGGTCACCGCGCGCGGCATCACCCTGTCCTCCATCACCACCGAACTGCCCAGCCTGGACGAAGTGTTCCTGTCCCTCACCGGCCACCGTGCCAGTGCCCCGCAGGACGCCGCGCCCGCCCGCCAGGAGGTCGCCGTATGA
- a CDS encoding sialidase family protein codes for MTDVTVPFRAGREGYASFRIPAVVATRTGTLLAFCEGRAGSAADHGHIDIVLKRSTDGGRTWGPLRVAASNGTDLAGNPAPVVLDTGRVLLVHVRAAAYATEAAILRGQVPDADGRRVWVQHSDDDGVTWSAPREITGQVKKPGWRWYATTPGHALQLTSGRVLVPANHTLPPTGTDTGAEAKYNGGHCLLSDDRGESWYLGYLDENTDGYVNANETTAAELPDGRVYLNTRNDSPSPGNRADAHSPDGGKTLHKPFRPQAGLTAPVCEAAVLQLRDPDLLLFSAPADPGGARALMTIRVSRDGGTTWRPAFTVDGLPAAYSDLVRVDPRTVGLLYETGDFGAYETITFRRVPVRRLT; via the coding sequence ATGACCGATGTGACCGTCCCCTTCCGCGCGGGCCGCGAGGGCTACGCGAGCTTCCGCATACCCGCCGTCGTCGCCACCCGGACCGGCACCCTGCTCGCCTTCTGCGAGGGCCGGGCCGGCTCCGCCGCCGACCACGGGCACATCGACATCGTGCTGAAGCGGTCCACGGACGGCGGCCGGACCTGGGGCCCGCTCCGGGTCGCCGCGAGCAACGGCACCGACCTCGCCGGCAATCCCGCCCCCGTCGTCCTCGACACCGGCCGCGTCCTGCTCGTCCACGTCCGCGCCGCCGCCTACGCCACCGAGGCCGCCATCCTGCGCGGACAGGTCCCGGACGCCGACGGGCGGCGGGTGTGGGTCCAGCACAGCGACGACGACGGCGTGACCTGGTCCGCGCCCAGGGAGATCACCGGGCAGGTGAAGAAGCCGGGCTGGCGCTGGTACGCCACCACTCCCGGCCACGCCCTTCAGCTGACCTCCGGCCGCGTCCTGGTCCCGGCCAACCACACCCTGCCGCCCACCGGCACCGACACCGGCGCCGAGGCCAAGTACAACGGCGGCCACTGCCTGCTCAGCGACGACCGCGGCGAGAGCTGGTACCTCGGCTACCTGGACGAGAACACCGACGGCTACGTCAACGCCAACGAGACCACCGCCGCCGAACTCCCCGACGGCCGCGTCTACCTCAACACCCGCAACGACTCGCCCTCGCCCGGCAACCGCGCCGACGCCCACTCCCCGGACGGCGGGAAGACGCTCCACAAGCCCTTCCGCCCGCAGGCCGGACTGACCGCGCCCGTCTGCGAGGCCGCCGTCCTTCAGCTGCGCGACCCCGACCTGCTGCTGTTCTCCGCCCCCGCCGACCCCGGCGGCGCCCGCGCCCTGATGACGATCCGCGTCTCCCGCGACGGCGGCACCACCTGGCGCCCGGCGTTCACCGTGGACGGACTGCCCGCCGCCTACTCCGACCTGGTCCGCGTCGACCCGCGCACGGTCGGGCTGCTGTACGAGACGGGCGACTTCGGCGCCTACGAGACGATCACCTTCCGCCGGGTGCCGGTGCGGCGGCTGACCTGA
- a CDS encoding DUF6578 domain-containing protein, translated as MARTRVFYEDWQTECCGRPFAVGDEAVRPPAAVDTRERPGECYGAEARGELHGDPGRPVTGRVRAIELVRQEYVVRADRRARERVDRALGPDTGSEGTVLLPSPYRWEAVPGAHTLRAADSCPRRFPSQEPGRGPGPHRVHRTVGALVTLETAAPE; from the coding sequence ATGGCACGGACGCGGGTGTTCTACGAGGACTGGCAGACGGAGTGCTGCGGGCGGCCGTTCGCGGTGGGCGACGAGGCGGTCCGGCCGCCGGCCGCCGTGGACACCCGGGAACGACCGGGCGAGTGCTACGGCGCCGAGGCGCGGGGGGAGCTGCACGGCGACCCGGGCCGCCCGGTCACCGGCCGGGTCCGCGCCATCGAGCTGGTGCGCCAGGAGTACGTGGTCCGCGCGGACCGGCGCGCCCGCGAGCGCGTCGACCGCGCCCTCGGCCCGGACACGGGGTCCGAGGGGACGGTCCTGCTCCCGTCCCCGTACCGCTGGGAGGCGGTGCCCGGCGCGCACACCCTTCGGGCCGCCGACAGCTGCCCGAGGCGGTTCCCGTCGCAGGAGCCCGGCCGGGGCCCGGGCCCGCACCGGGTGCACCGCACGGTCGGCGCCCTCGTCACGCTGGAGACCGCCGCCCCGGAGTGA
- a CDS encoding zinc ribbon domain-containing protein, which translates to MSQAPAVCSDCSTATVPGAAFCGACGATLTVAVAPETDRPASGLAVPRWTGGRDLTRYMCAAVFLDRQYADSLIRDIAAEPHLGVAPAPGCDVPVVLRYAYEANARRHARDLLLAVEFLVLVLGWLVAGSGLAVFLMLLSGWATTLVFALSTHYGERLQRLRPDRFDPAQAPPPPNESVARRLRRIDEYARGNLTVYSGFSPFTGYGQELDSWSLTFDVTASEREGVRPRDFDVADLYAHVARRVGELSLPCLELEERVFVEGTALLGDTRFLPDPLGRPVARIGADRLDALKRDPEETARAYLVTHSSGWGGELVTSVFLRLVRSDSNLFVEALPTVLCPLLDRYRTIDSLMPVPSPREFLSIALQTLASTPFVMIASPGRAVTGFFPDFRMRGRLKKQHRQITRLGMFDYGARKSVRQLASATDHRRYFQKVDSGMVLKTVERRILDALVEFAVEHDIDAGDLIKRQETIINNGIIATAGARVESSAVASGDKSRISTIWKKIPRPNTD; encoded by the coding sequence ATGAGCCAGGCACCAGCCGTCTGTTCCGACTGCTCCACCGCCACCGTGCCGGGTGCCGCCTTCTGCGGCGCGTGCGGGGCCACCCTGACCGTCGCCGTCGCCCCGGAGACGGACCGCCCCGCGTCCGGCCTCGCCGTGCCCCGCTGGACCGGCGGCCGGGACCTGACCCGGTACATGTGCGCCGCCGTCTTCCTGGACCGACAGTACGCCGACTCGCTGATCAGGGACATCGCCGCCGAACCGCATCTCGGCGTGGCCCCGGCCCCCGGCTGCGACGTGCCCGTGGTGCTGCGCTACGCCTACGAGGCCAACGCGCGCCGGCACGCCAGGGACCTGCTGCTGGCAGTCGAGTTCCTGGTGCTGGTCCTCGGCTGGCTGGTGGCCGGCAGCGGCCTGGCCGTGTTCCTCATGCTGCTGTCCGGCTGGGCGACGACCCTGGTGTTCGCGCTGTCCACGCACTACGGCGAGCGTCTCCAGCGGCTGCGGCCCGACCGGTTCGACCCGGCGCAGGCGCCGCCGCCGCCGAACGAGTCGGTCGCCCGGCGGCTGCGCCGGATCGACGAGTACGCACGCGGCAACCTCACCGTCTACAGCGGCTTTTCGCCGTTCACCGGATACGGCCAGGAACTCGACTCCTGGTCGCTGACCTTCGACGTGACCGCCTCCGAGCGCGAGGGCGTGCGGCCGCGCGACTTCGACGTCGCGGACCTGTACGCCCATGTCGCCCGGCGGGTCGGCGAGCTGTCGCTGCCCTGCCTGGAGCTGGAGGAGCGGGTCTTCGTGGAGGGCACGGCGCTGCTGGGCGACACCCGCTTCCTGCCCGACCCGCTCGGCCGGCCGGTGGCGCGGATCGGCGCCGACCGGCTGGACGCGCTGAAGCGCGACCCGGAGGAGACCGCCCGCGCCTATCTGGTCACCCACTCCTCGGGCTGGGGCGGGGAGCTGGTGACGTCGGTGTTCCTGCGGCTGGTGCGCTCGGACTCCAACCTGTTCGTGGAAGCCCTGCCGACCGTGCTGTGCCCGCTGCTGGACCGCTACCGCACCATCGACTCCCTCATGCCGGTCCCCTCGCCGCGCGAGTTCCTCTCGATCGCGCTGCAGACCCTCGCCAGCACGCCCTTCGTGATGATCGCCTCGCCGGGGCGCGCGGTCACGGGCTTCTTCCCGGACTTCCGGATGCGCGGCCGGCTGAAGAAGCAGCACCGGCAGATCACCCGGCTCGGGATGTTCGACTACGGGGCGCGCAAGAGCGTGCGGCAGCTCGCCTCCGCCACGGACCACCGGCGGTACTTCCAGAAGGTCGACTCCGGCATGGTCCTCAAGACCGTCGAGCGGCGCATCCTGGACGCGCTGGTGGAGTTCGCCGTCGAACACGACATCGACGCGGGCGATCTGATCAAGCGTCAGGAGACCATCATCAACAACGGCATCATCGCCACCGCGGGGGCCAGGGTCGAGTCGAGCGCGGTCGCCTCGGGCGACAAGTCCCGCATCTCGACCATCTGGAAGAAGATCCCGCGGCCCAACACCGACTGA